A segment of the Halococcus sediminicola genome:
GTCACCGGCTTTGTTGATGGCTGTTGTTGGCATCGATGATACGTACTATGAGTAGTACGGTATTTACTACTAATAGAGACGTATCAGAAAGGAGGTTTCTGAGACACTACCAATCGCCGGTAGGCGGCAACGAACTCGACAAGAATACGAGGAAGCACGACCTCGAACGCCGACCGAGCGTCGTGGTCATGACAATTTATTATACCATTACTAATTCCGAGCAGAAGTCAACTGGGAAGATTCGACATGATGACCCCGTGAAGCATAGACCGGAGTTAATTTCGCTACTGGCCGTGCATGAGCGATCTACCTAGCCGACCTCAGTTATAACGATTCAGTGGAGCCGAGTGGATCGGAGATAGCTGCCTTTTCGAACGCTTCCTCCCGTTCGATACATGCAGGACATTCTCCACAGGGTTCTCCACTTTCGTCGTTGTAGCAACTGAATGTAACTTTCCAGTCGATCCCTAAGCGTTCGCCAAGTTTCAGTACCTCCGGCTTTGAGTGGTCGATAATCGGTGTACTGATTCGAATCATGTGTTGGTCGGTCGATCGGTTGATCGCATTTTCAGCGGCTTCAAGAAACGTTGGTCGACAGTCAGGATAATCTTCTCCGTCATTTTGTTGAGCTCCATGATAGAGAACGATGTCTTCGCCAGTCACAGAGTTGTGCTCGGCGACCGCAGCAGCAGTCGTGAGGAAATGGAGATTCCGTTGGGGAACGTAGCCGACGCTGTGATCATCGTCGGTCGTACGCTCGCGATCGTATTCTTTGTCCTCGATGGTTCCTTCGGCAAACTCGCTGAACACTGCTCGATATACTGGCGGCCAAAAATTCACGTAGCTTCGGCTATTGGTGATGGTATGGCGGCTCTCGAAACCGTCTCCGCTGAAGACCTCCGCCAAGTTCTGGCGGAGGTCGACGATGCTGACGCTACACAGCGTCTGATGGCGGCGATCACGTTCAAGGAAATCGACGATCTAACCCAAGGAGAGGCCGCCGAACTCTACGGATTTTCCAGTACTTGGGCCTCGAAATGGTTCAACCGTCTCGAACGGCTCAGCGACGAGCCGTTCGAGGACGTCGTCTATGACGAACCTCGATCCGGTCGACCATCAAAACTCACCGAATCAGAACATCGGCGGTTCGTGGATGACCTCCACGAACTGCCTGAGGAAGCTGGTTTCGACGCGCGTGCGTGGACGGTTCCGCTTGCCCAGCAGTATCTCGACCAGGAGTTCGACGTGCAGTACTCTGATCGTCATGTCCGACGGCTGATGACTGAGGCCGGGCTGTCACGACAGACAGCCCGGCCGCAGTACGTCGATGCCGACGAACGTGCTCAAGAAGCGTTCCGCGAAGGTTTCAAAAAAAGCTCGCCGATCTGGACGACGAGTACACAGTCGTAGCAATTGATCAGACTCGTCAGGAGCTGGCGAACCTCGTCTATGCGTGGTTTCCTGAAGGAGAGCGCCCGACACTGCCGGTGTCGGGCGCGTGGGAGAGTCTGAAATTGTTGGGCGGAATCACCGATGATGGAGAGACGTTCTATCTTCCGTGCAAGGACAACTTCACGAGCGATCTCACGGTTCGGTTACTGGATACACTCCAGACCGAGTTCGGCGAAAAACTTTGCGTCGTGCTGGACAACGCACCGTATTTTGCAGCGAACAAGGTCCAAGAGTTCGCCGAAGACACGCCTCTCGAACTCTGTTACCTGCCGCGGGGTTCACCGGAGCTGAACCCCGCGGAGGAGTGCTGGCATCAACTCAGCCAACGTCTCGGTAATCAGCTCTTCGAAGAACTCGACGAACTTCGTGACGCTGCTCTCACCGCGCTCGACTCCATTGAACCGCCGAATCTATCCCCGTATTTGTGTCCGTGAGTATAGTAACTCTCGGTGGATTGATGCTGACGGCGGTGTTTGGAATCGCTGCAGGATGGGTCGCTACCCGCTCGGCTGGGGAAACCATCGACGGGTATCAGCTGTAGCAGCTACACGCTATCCTGAGAAGACACGTGGAAACTGGTGTGTGCTTGGCTCTCGTCTGGTTGCAGGCTGTCATCGAAGGTAGTGCTCATACACTCGTTAGCGGTTTCAGTTCGGGATATTGCGATCGAGAGTCTTT
Coding sequences within it:
- a CDS encoding 7-cyano-7-deazaguanine synthase, with translation MNFWPPVYRAVFSEFAEGTIEDKEYDRERTTDDDHSVGYVPQRNLHFLTTAAAVAEHNSVTGEDIVLYHGAQQNDGEDYPDCRPTFLEAAENAINRSTDQHMIRISTPIIDHSKPEVLKLGERLGIDWKVTFSCYNDESGEPCGECPACIEREEAFEKAAISDPLGSTESL
- a CDS encoding IS630 family transposase (programmed frameshift); the protein is MAALETVSAEDLRQVLAEVDDADATQRLMAAITFKEIDDLTQGEAAELYGFSSTWASKWFNRLERLSDEPFEDVVYDEPRSGRPSKLTESEHRRFVDDLHELPEEAGFDARAWTVPLAQQYLDQEFDVQYSDRHVRRLMTEAGLSRQTARPQYVDADERAQEAFREGFKKSSPDLDDEYTVVAIDQTRQELANLVYAWFPEGERPTLPVSGAWESLKLLGGITDDGETFYLPCKDNFTSDLTVRLLDTLQTEFGEKLCVVLDNAPYFAANKVQEFAEDTPLELCYLPRGSPELNPAEECWHQLSQRLGNQLFEELDELRDAALTALDSIEPPNLSPYLCP